The Panthera tigris isolate Pti1 chromosome A1, P.tigris_Pti1_mat1.1, whole genome shotgun sequence region ATAAACGTTTCTCATACTTGGTTAATGGCTCTTCTATAGAATCAAATCTCTAATGAATCTTATTTGGTAGTAAACACTGGAAAAGAGACACATCCAAAACTCATATATTGCCTTGTTCTGTATACCTGAGTCCAACAAATCTGATGGAATAGCAAATCCCATTGTTTGCAAGGCTTTGGACTGCAATTTTCTAAGTAGACTCTGAGCGCCGCTGTTGGCCAATGCGCTGCAAGAGCAGGAGTCCACGATCTACCTAAGTGATTTTCTGCGCAGTCACGGAAGCAAGTCTGAAAGGAGATGAAGCCCACACATAGACTCTCTGCTCAGCAAATGATTTTGGAATACAGATTGGGATGCCTTGAAACTGAGGACATTGAGTTTTCTACGTATTGGCAGTAACTATTTTAAACACAATTCGTAAAGCATCTTCTCTTAACATCAGAGGCTGTGGCAGCGCAGAAAAGGATGGGAACTAGGGCGAAGCAGAGGAGCTATACCCGGCAGCGGCAAGTACTCTTTCCCTTCCTGCTGTCTTTGTTCTGTGGGGGGCTCTCTGAGCAGATCCGCTACTCTATTCCGGAAGAAATGGCCAGGGGCTCAGTGGTAGGGAACCTTGCTGAAGACCTGGGGCTGCATGTACAGGATTTATTGACCCGCAACTTCAGAGTTAGTGCAGAGAAACAATACTTTACTGTGAACACAGAGAATGGCAACATACTTGTGAGTGACAGAATAGATAGGGAGTTGCTCTGTCCCCCAAACCCTCTGTGTGTCCTGCCCTTAGAGATTGTGGCAGATAATCCTCTAAATGTTTTTCACATATCTGTGAGGATAGAAGATATAAATGACAATCCACCTTATTTCCCCCAAAatagcattgttttaaaaatcaatgaacttgCAATTCTTGGAACTCGATTTGGTTTGGAATCTGCTATAGATGCAGATGTAGGACCTAACTCTCTCCAGAATTACCAACTCAGCTATAATGAGTATTTCTCTCTGATGGTGAAGGATAAGACCCAAGGCAAGAATGCCCCAGAATTAATATTGGAGAAGCCGCTGGACCGGGAACACCAGAGCTCCCATCTTCTGGTCCTGACTGCAGTGGATGGAGGTGACCCAGTCCGAAGTGGCACCGTTCAAATCAAGATTGAGGTCACCGATGCCAATGATAACCCCCCAGTGTTCAGTCAGGATGTGTACAAAGTTAACCTTCCAGAGAACTTGCCCTCAGGCACCTCTGTGCTAAAGGTGACAGCCATCGACCAGGATGAGGGCATCAATGCAGAGATCACCTACTCCTTCAAAACAGTAAGAGATATTGGAAATATGTTTATGCTTGACCATCAAAGTGGAGAAATTAAATCCAAAGGTCCTATAGACTTTGAAAACAGTAGTAGTTATACCATGAGTATAGAAGCCAAGGATGGTGGAGGCATGGCCACtgaatgtaaaattataatagaaattttagaTGAGAATGACAATGCCCCAGAGGTCATTTTCACTTCGGTGTCAAGTTCCATAACTGAGGACACAGAACAGGGGATGGTGATTGCTCTGTTCAAAACACATGACAAAGATTCGGGAGAAAATGGAGAGGTCACATGcctcataaaagaaaaagttcctTTTAGAATTGAATCTTCTGCCAATAATTACTACAAACTTGTAACAGATGGGGCCCTGGACCGGGAGAAGACCCCTGTGTACAATGTCACCATCACAGCTACTGACAGGGGAAAGCCTCCTCTTTTCTCTAGCTCAAGCATCACTGTGCACATCGCAGATGTCAACGACAATGTGCCCATTTTCGAACAGGAGTTCTATATGGTCCACATTGCCGAGAACAACCCTCCAGGAGCCTCCATCGCCCAAGTCAGCGCCTCCGACCCCGACCTGGGACCCAACGGCCGCGTCTCCTACTCCATCGTGGCCAGCGACCTGGAGCCGCGGGCGCTGGCGTCCTACGTGTCCGTGAGCGCGCAGAGCGGCGTGGTGTTCGCGCAGCGCGCCTTCGACCACGAGCAGCTGCGCGCCTTCGAGCTGACGGTGCAGGCCCGCGACCAGGGCTCGCCCGCGCTCAGCGCCAACGTGAGCCTGCGCGTGTTGG contains the following coding sequences:
- the LOC107179224 gene encoding protocadherin gamma-B2-like encodes the protein MGTRAKQRSYTRQRQVLFPFLLSLFCGGLSEQIRYSIPEEMARGSVVGNLAEDLGLHVQDLLTRNFRVSAEKQYFTVNTENGNILVSDRIDRELLCPPNPLCVLPLEIVADNPLNVFHISVRIEDINDNPPYFPQNSIVLKINELAILGTRFGLESAIDADVGPNSLQNYQLSYNEYFSLMVKDKTQGKNAPELILEKPLDREHQSSHLLVLTAVDGGDPVRSGTVQIKIEVTDANDNPPVFSQDVYKVNLPENLPSGTSVLKVTAIDQDEGINAEITYSFKTVRDIGNMFMLDHQSGEIKSKGPIDFENSSSYTMSIEAKDGGGMATECKIIIEILDENDNAPEVIFTSVSSSITEDTEQGMVIALFKTHDKDSGENGEVTCLIKEKVPFRIESSANNYYKLVTDGALDREKTPVYNVTITATDRGKPPLFSSSSITVHIADVNDNVPIFEQEFYMVHIAENNPPGASIAQVSASDPDLGPNGRVSYSIVASDLEPRALASYVSVSAQSGVVFAQRAFDHEQLRAFELTVQARDQGSPALSANVSLRVLVGDRNDNAPRVLYPALGPDGSALFDTVPRAAQPGYLVTKVVAVDADSGHNAWLSYHVLQASEPGLFSLGLRTGEVRTARALGDRDAARQRLLVAVRDGGQPPLSATATLHLVFADSLQEVLPDVSDRPEPSDPQAELQFYLVVALALISVLFLLAVILAVALRLRCSITPTAWNCIQPGFCHKIGPGVSPTYNPGTLPYSYNTYIASDSQKTRLNFLTMTSEMGPRGDLSNEASLVISVTEENNKLSSNAAAASAHPECIRGHPWRKHAA